TCCAGGAAAAGGCGCTCAGTTGGAGGCTTCCCACATACATCCTTAACAGCTGAGGTTATCACAAAGATCACTTCTGACACTAGAGAAAAATGGATCAGTAAGAAAAAATACCATCAGTAATAGGATCAACTATGTAAAGGGTTCTCTTCATATATTATAcaatacatatattttaaaaaaacaaaaattatataaaaggtTTCAGCTGCTCTCAACTGCACTGGTTAGCCAATTAGGGCATGCACCACATCACAATACACACAGATGCTATCATCATATCTAGGGAAGAAGAGAGTCATtggctttctttctttttcttctcttatttttttgttttttggcagTAAGATTATGGTATCATCTTCCCATTTCATATTGTGGCATCAACATGCTAGATAGGTTAAAGGCTAGAAATCTCAATTAGCATTAAAGAACTGAACCTTCTTCTAAAAAGCATGTAAGACTCTTTAAGAGAGGACCAACTGGTATTGTCAATTGCAAGTCATTCAAACTAGAAGATTATTCAGAGGGACCAAGAAGCTGCGTCCCAGAACTTAGAACCTTAAAATGAGTGGACACCACAATTTCGGCATCAACAATTAACATAGTTTCTCCCTATccactcaccaaaaaaaaaaaaaactaaaaaaataaaagtaagtaATAAAATACTCACAAGCAAGTTCATCATACTCATCCTTGCCCACAACATATATGCTGACATCCCCAAGTATTGTGTAGACAATATAAACTGATCTGGTGcatgaaacaaaaattaactgCAAGTGTACTCagtaaaacaattttttaataaactcaGTCATAGAAATAGTATTTACATGTGAAGGTTAAATCCTGCTTAAAGCAATAGAGAATGTGGTACTATTATTCATTTCATGTGGATAATTGCAGAGTTTAGCACTCTAATTTTGTACTCAGCTGTATAAGATTTGTCATATGAGCATGATTTAGGCTTCTTTCACACAAACTACCCAAGAATGTTACATGAACAATTACACTGTGTCAAATAAAGGCTCTGGGGTGGTCTTGGGTTGTTCTACTGAACAGTGGCACTATTCTGGTAAACTTAATAAACCTTTGATGGTAAAACAACAAACTACCCTTTATGATTAAATAGCAGAACTGGAGACAGTATGGAAATCCTATTGCcgatattttaatgaagtaaGGATTGCTTTTCCAGATGCTGCATCACATAATCTTAAACACcaagtgaaaataaaaaaacttaatgcaACCTGGATCTACTTCAATTACTGTATGCTTAGAATTTACATAATAGTGAACATTTTAAAGCTAACTTACCCAAGTGGCCTAAGTCTGGATTATTTAAGACTAAAAAACACATTATCATGACTTGCAAGAGTAAGAGATTCTACAACATCTATAAAAAGCACCAACCTATATTAATTTGAACCCATTGATCTATCAAGTAAAATAGGAGCAGTTgataataaaaacacaaacgAAAACATGAAAGATATCCATATTGGGAGGTATCAACACAAGTTTAAATCATAGAGCAaaccattattattattgaaactAATTACACTCTTTTCTAAACACAACACACCACACACACATATGGTTCAATCAGAGGTTAAAGAACCTGCACCACAGTGTCCACAGTGTGGGCCAGCCTTTGaaggttattttttttaggttgcCTCTTGCTTCTAATCAAATCAGCAAACTCACACAATCGTTCATCTaagaattaatataattattattagagAAATCATACATATGTGATACATAATATGAATGTTTTCGACGGCCTTGGGATCAGATGTATCACATTTTGCCAAAAAGCAAGGGGCGGAGGGTTAGGTCATGAGTTCAATTTCACACAGAGCATAATTTGTGTTTActtataaacaataaaatatatataatgcaaatgttaaactaaaatttacttatatattgATGTGCTAactaaagattataaaaaaaaaaaagattcaacgGTACTTAAAAGCAGACACAAATCTGTCATCCAGTTTGGCTTTTGAGTATGTAAGGAATTTAAGGTTAGTAAACAAGTAAATGATTAATTCATTGTCTGTTCTTGCACAACTGATTAGGACACATCAGTCTTGTCCAGTTCACTAGTTCCATCAGGGCTTTTCAAAGGCCTATCTTGAAATTTTCCACTGAAGGAATTAACCAATTGGAGGGCTAAGTCACAAGGGTCACTGGTCCAATCAGTTCGTCtgtttgagttttgagtttaaTCCTTCAAAGCAATCCCACTCTCCCCACTGTGCTTATCAAATCATATACAGAAAAGATTAATCTATATCAATTAAACAATAGTAGTATACATACTTGTGGCAAGCAACAAGGAGCTCTTCATTTTTAACACCTTTAAGATTATCTGCTCCCAGTTTAACTAAGAAAGATCTCCAATGCAGCCGTTCTTCAGCAGGAACTCCATTAAATCTGCAATAAAACATATGCCTTTGAGGTAATGCTTCAATTGGTCATGTTCATTTAAAATGACTACAGGTCAACTCCTTAGGGAGATcaaataaggaaaaatatgTCTTCACTTATTGATTAAATTCCAAAGAAGCAGATGAAACAGCTGATCATTTTCTGGATTCAATAATACGTTCTTGTTCTCAGGTATACTCATCCTTAGTTTTATGTTTGACAGATAACCAATCATAACATGACCcttcaaatctctttttttaatggAGCACACCATGAATGTTTTGAAATAGACACACAGAGAAACGGGAAAACACACTGTAACCCTCAATAAAGTGAATTATAATGGATTCCTATCATTAATTTATGAACTTTATACAAGCTGAACATGTCAAAAACagattactatatatatatatatatatgaacactTTGCTAATGGAGcaagtttataaataaaataataataataataataaaagtcttAATATTTCAgattttaatccttttttttttcttgcaactTTGAACCTAAGACTTGTTCGACCCCAATGTACCCTTTTAAGTATTAAGTTCTTCGCTAGAAAACTTAAAGAAATCTTAATTGATGtccacaaatatataaataaaagaaaaaagagatgttAACACTGCAAACCTGAAAATTACCTCAAAAGCCTAAAGATTGGCAGAACAAATTAGCTCAATTTATTCATTGCCAACATGCAATCAAACTTCACGACAGCACTCATGTCCTATCTTCTGCTTCCACCATTTTGTATGAATTCACTCTACCATTAAACCATTCCACATTTGAGACAATTAAAAACTGATCCTAATTGTCATCTCCACAGATTCTCTCTTATTCTACTATAACTAAAAGTGTTGAGAAGCTCTAATACTAAATTCCACAACCTATACCAATACTCATACATCtaaagtaatattattattcccttaaaaaaataacaataataataacaaaggTGGCATTATTACTGAACTCTGCTTCCAAATTATCTTCAATTCTTAATCCAAATCATGCACATTGGTCCTGCTTGAGCTCAAACATCTGGTCACTAAAATCACATTAACCTCTAAATAAGCAATGTGGGACACTTACCTACTAGTATCATGCATGTGTCGCACATACTAGAAAATTAAGCCTATGTTGGAATTCAATATTCATTTTACATGAACTGTTACCACCTAATATAGTCAACTGTCATCATAGACTGAGCAATGGCATAGCCACACTTGATTTTTTGGAGGAACAGGGGATTTCTTGACATCCTACTATCATATAAGTCAAAAACGCTTAAGATAATGACTCCAATTCATCTATATTTCtaacatataaatttaattgaatatgTATTAGTGGATTCATGTCAACATAAAATTAGCCACTTAATTATGTATTAGTAGATTAGTAACCTATACTGAATGGGATGAATTTCTCATTTTACAGATTTTTTGGCATTTAACAAATGATTTATACCGGAAAATTCAGCCATCCTTGTAAAGATGAATCCGCTAGTAGATCACCAACTAAAACAGAGACTTTCCAGGCATcctagttgccaaaataatcaAGTCAAGAAGTTCCTTggaatttaatgattttttctcACTATTCAAATAATCTAAATAGATAATGCATACAGCATATAGACATTCCAGCACACACCAATTCATTGAAATTCCAAAATTGccttattttaataaaaaaaaaaaactaagaaaaataaataaacccaaTTGAAttctatcaaaaacaaaatcaacccaaTTGAAATTCGATGTAAACACAAAGAAATAGATCCATTTtctatcaaatatttaaaaattcatgTGCAAGATCCAGTCCATAAAATCTGAAACCAAATCAAGCCCATCAACCAAAGCTGAAAAGAGTATTTACAATCAAAACATTCCAAGCgtataaactataaaaaggATCCAAAACATGGCTTTTTAGCATCACCAATAATAATGCTCTAAAGCTAGAGCAATGTAAAAGCATGGTGATACGTGCGTAAGAAAATGGACGGTGGAGATCTGAACATACCGTTCAACTAGGATGTTGCCGACGGAGTTGGCAAACACGACCGCGAGTATCatattctttgttgttgttctttctctctttctgtttttcttttctttctttgtacgTTTGTAGATCTCAACTTTGTTTTGTTGGGTTGGGTCAGTGGGCCAAATTTTCCATATAACAATATTTGAAACATATTAGTTACTTAGTGTCGTTTCCAAACTTATTAGCAAACTAGACTTAAGATCACTATAGCAACTTGCATCTCAGACACTCGAGTTTCATGTGCTGACAGAACTAAATATGAAATCACGAAGAAGGCAATCTCAGACCTCCCTAACCCAAACCCCAATGAACCCAGATCTCCCTAATCCAAACCCCTTGACTTGGACTGAACCTAGGCGGCAGTGGCAACAAAGGCTCCAAGTGGCTGTGGCAAAAGCTCCAAGTGAAGGTTTTTTTCtctaattccttttttttcccacttcttcttctttgaattGCATGAATCGGATTTGTTATTTGTGTAGAGCAAGAACTCGATTCTATAAGACTTAAGTTCCACGTAGATTTTTAATCCACCTCAGCTCTATCAACACATGGAACTTGACTCAAGTTGCTATAATGAACTCAAGTCTAAGGACTAAGATACTTGAGATGTTAGTTTATTAATAGTTTTAGAAATGATATTAATTAACgaatatgtttgaaaatgggTGTTAAATGGCAAATTTGGCTAGGGTATGTGTCTACGAGAGTTTTTCGTTGGGAGGACTTGGATTGGATTATGGAAAATTATAGTACCACATGATTGTACATAACTTTGGGCAAAACTTGctatgtggcaagttgtgagTGGTAGAGGTGTGGTGGTGGGTCCACACCTCCACCACTCACAGCTTGCTACATGATGAGTTGTGACTAAAGTAGTATACAATTATCTTGAATTATTTGCTCTTATTAAAATGCCATGCGTTGCGGTCGGTTTTAGAATTGCGTTGGTTTTAGAATTGCTTTTAAATTTTAGCTCATGTGatggattaaaaaattaaaatatatataaatatagtctTATAAATTGTCATGTAAATAtattagaaaatgagaaaaactaCCTAACACCTTAGATATATATGCATAATCACTTTTAACCTAAACTAATAATTAATGACCAATATGATTGACTAACTAATTTCACATGCACACATATCCAAATCACAACTATTGAATATAAAGCAATGAAAATACagaataaataaaagcaaaccACACAAAAACACCACAAGTGTTTTGAATAGGAAAATCGAAGTCCCTGCAGGATAAGTTTAAAACATACCCTCCAAGCTTATGTTACCCTAGTACTCGAGCCCTCCAAGTTCTTGGCCTCTTGCTCACACTAGACTTTGCCAAGTTGGTTTTTCAACTAGTCCTTGAAGTACACACATTGAGCGACCACACTAAAAGTCACGAAGCACTCTTGAATTTGTGGAAATGCTCTCCAATAGTTCCCAAAACCAACAACAATCAACACTCAATATAGTTAAAAAGGAATTGACGCCTTATTTTGTTCTGACCCATTCTTGAGACCCCCATCTCAATGACAAGAAATCGAATTACTACCAAAATTATCAGTACCATGTGGTGAAGCCCAATGATTCAAAAAGACCCAAAAAGTGACCTAAGGAATCAAGTCTAAGCCTACCATACAAGAATGCCTATTATCTAGTGCTAGAATCTTCGCTAGAGGCAAGCAAGACGAGGTCACTCTGCTTAGTAGACAAGGCTCGTTTTGTAATTGACTTACGAGCTTGTGTAGTACTCGCCTCTATCTCTAAAAGGGCTTATGCACTCCACTCGCTGTCTACTAAAGGAGCGTTAGAGCGAGCGAGCGAAGCCTTCCATCATTTAGTGGCTTCCCCCCTTATCCCTCACCCTACTCTTTCATTTTCGCTTAAGCTTCCCCGGTTTGGGGGATTAATTGATTGGATACCCGAGAACCATAATCTTTCCTAGGAACAGCTTCTACGACGATAGATAGGGGTCAGGTTTGTTTGGCATCTATGCCCCCTGCCCTCCAAACAGTATGGGAGCCTTTCAGCTCGTACTGCTCACATTCCTAGATCTTCACGGCACCTCCTCCACCATAGTGTGAGCTGGGAGCAGCTCCGAAAAGCGAGGCCTACTTCCAAATTCGCTTTCAACAACGTCAACAACACCACGAAAAAAGTAAACTATGGTTGCCCACTGATCTGATCATAGGTGAAATCCAATCCCTTCGTTTCGCGCCAGGCTTGGAAAGCGTAAGTAAGTCAGGCTCCCTTCGCCTCTCGGAAGCGAGCAGCAAGCTGAAAAAGCCCTTTTCCCTTTCTCTAAAAGGTAAGCTTCATAGCTCCAACCTATACAAGGGGCAAGCCAAAACCAGCTGAAGGAAGGGCTTCATAGCCTTACTTTATTATTAGAGAAAGGGGAGCTtctaattattataaatatatatatatatatatatatatatatatatatatatatatatatatatatatatatatatatatatatataaaatcaagcTTTTGTTGCGACATGCTATGTTTTCTCCCCCATTGCTAGTAGGTTGATGGGTCGCACGCCCGGCACACATGTTTTGGCCTTGTGTGTCCATAACTCAAAATAGGTGACCTAACGGCCGCCGCCCGACTAAACATACCAATAGTCACCAGATTCATATGGGCTACTGAGGAGTAAGCAATGATCTTCTTAAGATCGATCTGTCTTGAAGTGGTCAAGGAAGTATATATTATAGCAATCGCGCTTAGAGTATAAATGAAAGGAGTGGAACAAAGTGTCGCTTCGGGAAACATGGGTATTGAAAATCTTAAAAACCCGTAGGTTCCCAATTTTAAAGGAATTCCTGCCAAGATGACGGATCCTGCCGTAGGTGCCTCTACATGAGCTTCGGGTAACCAAATATGAACTGGTACCATAGGCACTTTGACGGCGAAAGAGGCGAAAGAAGCAATCCATAGAAAGATTTGGTACTGCTAGAAAAGATGCaggaggaaaagaaaacaacaaagggATTCGAATCAGACCTAAATGGGAACATTAAGGGCATTACAATGATATATGAgaggaatgaagaaaaactCGACCAAGGATCAAAGTAGAGGAGGACCTTTGATTGTCATCATTCCAAAGCCAAATCGAGGTAGAGGTAGGCCTGTTCAAGGATATATCGGCATCGACAAAATTGGTCTGACCGCACCGCCCCGCCTCGCCCAGCCCCTCTCTAGGCTCCGCCGAAGGTTTCCGGCACGGTGGTCGGTGGCAAATCTTTAGTGCCGACTTTGGATTGGTACGGCCATCGGCGCCGAGATGTGCACACTGACGAAGACTGAACCGAACCGAACCGagcatgttatatatatatatatatatatatatatatatatatattacgtaATAtgtataagaagaagaagaggcctAATGTTCTAAGAAGTAAGAAGAGGCAATGTTCATCCATGAACACAAAACAGGGTCGTTCTTTTTCAAATAGAATTTTGAATTCTTATCCATAAGTGTACACTGTATAGGCCTAATgtccttatcaaaaaaaaaagttgaattaaAAAGGAAGTTTACGTGTGAGGCTTAGTCTAAAAACATGTGTCAGGAGGAATGCTTATAGTCTGACTCTAAGTTGTCTTGTCTAAGCAACTCTAGTCTCTCCCActtgcattttttgaaaaaaaaaaaaaaaacgatgtATGGCCGAATGGGTTAGTGGGGTACAAACATGCCATAGTTGCCACTTgcgttttttgaaaaaaaaaaatgctgcatGGGTTAGTCATTCTTTGCCACTTCCCAATTgcgttttttgaaaaatgcttGTCACTGTTTGAGTCAGTACCGcgcaagttttattttttttttctcttttgatctCTGCCACACATGTCTTTTCCCTTTAGTTGTTTCCCACACAGCTCAGCTACTCATTTCTCCTCTTTACTCTCATTTCTCCTCTTTAGCTTTCACTCTTTAGACTTCTGCTCCTCTCAAGTCTCAGTGTTTCACACTCTCACCTCTCAAACTCAGAAGTCAGAATTCAGTCATCAGCCACCTTCATTTCTCTTCCAAACCTTAATCCCACCGaacaaaaattagtttttccCTCTCAACCTCAAAATCGCAGGCTCTCACATaaccatttttctcttcttttttgctcTCAGCCACGTAATGTTTCTTCCAAACCCTAATCCCGCCGAACAATT
The sequence above is drawn from the Castanea sativa cultivar Marrone di Chiusa Pesio chromosome 5, ASM4071231v1 genome and encodes:
- the LOC142633314 gene encoding uncharacterized protein LOC142633314; the protein is MILAVVFANSVGNILVERFNGVPAEERLHWRSFLVKLGADNLKGVKNEELLVACHKSVYIVYTILGDVSIYVVGKDEYDELALSEVIFVITSAVKDVCGKPPTERLFLDKYGRICLCLDEIVWKGYLENTEKDRIRRLIRLKPPAEF